A window of Caloramator mitchellensis contains these coding sequences:
- a CDS encoding glycoside hydrolase family 65 protein, which translates to MNELKNDILLDEWKIIEETFDLDNSLKNETLFSIGNGYIGMRGNFEEGLKDKRYTVEGTYLNGFYDTHQIKYGEKAYAFPEIGQTMLNVLNAKVIKVIVDDEEFNMSESIIQKYRRELDFKEATLKREVVWKTKTGKEVEIKTERLVSFNEKHLAAVRLIVRPLNFDGKIKIVSLIDGDVKNLSAEDDPRVGSGISGRPLKIDEKSAAENRLKMTAMTKNSNFKLLCIVDNIINTEDGYNTNVIEDDYKIGLIYDINANRNKETVLDKYITYATTRDYNENEAENKAVEVLNKATEAGFNRIKEEQGLYLKKFWDMADIEIYGDLFLQQGIRFNMFHILQSVGRDGFTNIAAKGLTGEGYEGHYFWDTEMYIIPLFTYTKPEVARKLLEYRYNTLDKARERARQMSHNKGALYPWRTINGEECSAYYPASTAQYHINADIAYAIKKYFEATGDYEFLVNYGAEILFETARIFADLGHYAEGKGFCIDGVTGPDEYTAVVNNNAYTNIMAKDHLDFAYYVSNLLKEKYENIYYKLKEKIQLDESEIAEWKRAADNMYIPYDERLKIHAQDDTFLNKKVWDFENTPKEKYPLLLNYHPLVIYRHQVCKQADWVLALFLHGEKFDKEQKIRDYEYYEKVTTHDSSLSPCVFSIVACDIGYTEKAYEYFMRTARMDLDDHHGNTKDGIHAANMAGSWMGIVFGFGGFRIYSDKISFKPIIPGHWNKYSFKVNYKGRLIKVTVEKETVSFELIEGQGININFYEKEVELKKSELVKEKMPL; encoded by the coding sequence ATGAATGAGCTAAAAAATGATATTCTACTTGATGAATGGAAAATTATTGAGGAAACTTTTGATTTGGACAATAGCCTAAAAAATGAAACATTATTTTCAATTGGTAACGGATATATTGGTATGAGGGGCAATTTTGAAGAAGGTTTGAAGGATAAAAGGTATACAGTTGAAGGAACGTATTTGAATGGATTTTATGATACCCATCAAATAAAATACGGCGAAAAGGCATATGCTTTCCCGGAAATTGGTCAGACTATGCTTAATGTATTGAATGCAAAGGTTATTAAAGTTATAGTCGACGATGAAGAGTTTAATATGTCAGAATCAATAATACAAAAATATAGAAGAGAGCTTGATTTCAAGGAAGCAACACTTAAAAGGGAAGTAGTATGGAAGACAAAAACTGGTAAGGAAGTAGAAATAAAAACAGAAAGATTGGTTAGTTTTAATGAAAAACACCTTGCAGCAGTTAGATTAATAGTTAGGCCTTTAAATTTTGACGGTAAAATTAAAATTGTTTCACTAATAGATGGAGATGTCAAGAATCTTTCTGCTGAGGACGACCCAAGGGTTGGTTCGGGTATTTCAGGAAGACCACTTAAAATTGACGAAAAAAGTGCGGCTGAAAATAGACTGAAGATGACTGCAATGACTAAGAACTCAAATTTTAAGCTGCTTTGTATTGTAGATAATATAATAAACACTGAAGATGGATATAACACAAATGTAATTGAGGATGATTATAAAATAGGACTTATTTATGATATAAATGCTAATAGAAATAAAGAAACAGTGTTAGATAAATATATAACCTATGCTACAACAAGAGATTATAATGAAAATGAAGCTGAAAATAAGGCTGTTGAAGTTTTAAATAAAGCAACAGAAGCTGGATTCAATAGAATAAAGGAAGAACAGGGGCTATACTTGAAAAAATTCTGGGATATGGCTGATATAGAAATATACGGGGATTTGTTTTTACAGCAAGGTATTAGGTTTAACATGTTCCATATTCTACAATCTGTTGGTAGAGACGGATTTACTAATATAGCAGCCAAGGGATTGACAGGCGAAGGCTATGAGGGGCACTATTTCTGGGATACGGAAATGTATATAATTCCTTTGTTCACTTATACAAAGCCGGAAGTTGCAAGGAAACTGCTTGAATATAGATACAATACTTTAGATAAGGCAAGGGAAAGAGCACGACAAATGTCACACAACAAGGGGGCTCTTTATCCTTGGAGAACAATAAATGGTGAAGAATGTTCGGCATATTATCCAGCATCAACGGCACAATATCATATAAATGCTGATATTGCCTACGCTATTAAAAAGTATTTTGAAGCCACTGGGGACTATGAATTCCTTGTAAATTATGGAGCGGAAATATTGTTTGAAACAGCAAGGATATTTGCTGATTTGGGGCACTATGCAGAAGGTAAAGGCTTTTGCATTGATGGAGTAACAGGACCTGACGAATATACTGCAGTCGTTAACAACAACGCCTACACTAATATAATGGCAAAGGACCACCTGGATTTTGCATATTATGTGTCCAATTTATTAAAAGAAAAATATGAAAATATTTATTACAAACTAAAGGAAAAAATACAACTTGATGAAAGTGAAATTGCTGAATGGAAAAGAGCAGCGGATAATATGTATATACCATATGATGAAAGATTAAAAATACACGCTCAGGATGACACATTCCTAAATAAAAAAGTTTGGGACTTTGAAAATACTCCAAAGGAAAAATATCCTCTTCTTTTAAATTATCATCCGCTTGTTATTTATAGACATCAAGTATGCAAACAGGCTGACTGGGTTCTTGCTCTTTTCCTACATGGTGAAAAATTCGATAAAGAGCAAAAGATTAGGGATTATGAATATTATGAAAAGGTTACAACGCATGATTCATCGTTATCTCCATGTGTATTCAGTATAGTTGCCTGCGATATAGGTTACACTGAAAAAGCATACGAGTATTTCATGAGAACAGCAAGAATGGATCTTGATGACCACCATGGAAATACCAAAGATGGAATTCATGCTGCTAACATGGCTGGTTCTTGGATGGGAATAGTCTTTGGCTTTGGTGGATTTAGAATATATAGTGATAAGATATCATTTAAGCCTATTATACCAGGACATTGGAACAAATATAGCTTTAAGGTAAACTATAAAGGAAGATTAATTAAAGTTACTGTTGAAAAAGAAACAGTTAGCTTTGAGCTAATCGAAGGACAAGGAATTAATATTAACTTCTATGAAAAAGAAGTAGAACTTAAGAAATCCGAGTTAGTTAAGGAAAAAATGCCTCTTTAA